The sequence AGCAGAAGTAGCAGAAAAGAATTTAGAGCAGCAAGCATCTGAAGGAATAAAAGCTTAGGGCTCGCTATCTTTAATATAGAGCCTCTTGACGAGATAAGTTGACTTTTTCATAAAAATATGTAATAATTAAACTATGTATTTTGATTGGAGAAAATCATGGAACTTAGTAAATTCACAGAGATACTAAAGGCAGCAAGCACTTTAGAGGAATTCAAACAGGAATTCAAACACAAAGATCCAGTTATATATGGACAGTGGAAAAAAAATAAATTTTTTGATGTAAATCACATATTTACCTTAGAATGTGGCGCATATCAGTACAAAGCGACATTATTATGTATAGCAGTTGATAATGATTGTACGGAGATGGTAGCAAATCTCATAGACAACCGAGCAGATGTTAATATAGCAGATGATAATAAAAATACTCCTTTAAATTTTGCTATTGAAAATGGCAATGTAGATACAGTAAAACGTTTACTCAAAGAAGGAGCAGAGGTTAATACAGTAGATCGGTGTGGATATACTCCTTTACTATGTGCCATAGCGCGTAAAAGATTAGATATAATAGCTCTATTATTAAGTACAAAAGGTGTAGAAGTTAATAAAAAATATAAACATGGATGGACTCCTTTATACACCGCTGTTGTTGATATGGACACAGAGGTAATAAAGCTTCTACTAGACACAGAAGGTGTGGATATTAACGAAGAATGTAATGGATTGACCATTTTACATCGTGCTATTAACAATTCTTCTACCAATTCCTCTAAAGAGGTAGTAGAGCTTCTACTTGAAAAAGGAGAAAATGTTAATGCAGTAGGTAATCATAAGAAGACTCCTTTGCACTTGGCTGCTGAAGCTGGTAATGCAGATATAGTAAAACTTTTACTTCCAAAACAACTAGATGTTAATGTAGTAGATGAGAATGGATTGACTCCTTTACATTGCGCTGCTAAAAGTGGCAATGAAAGGGTAATAAAACTTTTGCTCGAAAAAGGAGCAGATCTTAATGTAGCAGATGATTATAAACGGACTCCTTTACATTGGGCCGTTAAAAATGGTCATGCAAAAGCGGTAGAACTTCTACTGGACAAATCAGATGTTAATGCAGTAGATTGCTATAAACGTACTCCTTTACATTGGGCCGTTAAAAATGGTCATGCAAAAGTAGTAGAGCTTCTACTAGACAAATCAGATGTTAATGCAGTAGATTGCTATAAACGTACTCCTTTACATTACGCTGTTAAAGATGGAAATGTAGGTGTAGTTGATGCTCTAATAAAGGCAGGTGCAGAGCTTTTTTTAAAGGATAAATATAATTGTACTCCAAAAGATCTTGTTAATGAGTGGATTAGTGGTGCTGAAAGCAAAGAAAAGATACTAAGGCTTTTAGAAGAAGCAGAAGAAAAGCAATATAAAAAAGGTCACAGAGAAATTAGTTTACCTTCTACACAGAACGACTCTGATAGTGGTTATGAGGAATTAATGGATAGTGATGAAGAACATAACGAACCAAGTTTCTTTAGCAAGAACAAGTGGAAGATTAGAGTGGGAGTGGATATTGCACTTGGAATTGGAGTTGGTAGTACAGTTGCACTGATAGTTTGCGCTACACTTTGCTTGATCACTAGTTTACCAGTATTGACAATTCTTGGTATAGCTGCGTTGTCTTGGTTCATATCTGGGGGTATTTCTTTTGGTATTACATATACTGAATCAAAGCCTAGTACTGAAATAGAAGAACAGAATGTAGGTAAGTTTGCAGCTGCAGTTCCTTGTCCTGGTTGATTCCTTGTGATCCTATTGAGTGACAATAGGATCTATCTTTTTGCTTAAATATCAAGTTGCTGGAATAACAGAGATTTTTACTATATAATCTTATATATAACTTCAAAATCTCAGCAAAAATGACGCAGAGTATAAAGACTGTATCAATAGACGAAAATGATATCAGGCTTGATAGGTACATAAGAAGAATTTTTCCTAATTTGAAACAATCTGTAATTGAAAAGTCTTTAAGAATAGGGTTAATAAAA is a genomic window of Wolbachia endosymbiont of Folsomia candida containing:
- a CDS encoding ankyrin repeat domain-containing protein, whose protein sequence is MELSKFTEILKAASTLEEFKQEFKHKDPVIYGQWKKNKFFDVNHIFTLECGAYQYKATLLCIAVDNDCTEMVANLIDNRADVNIADDNKNTPLNFAIENGNVDTVKRLLKEGAEVNTVDRCGYTPLLCAIARKRLDIIALLLSTKGVEVNKKYKHGWTPLYTAVVDMDTEVIKLLLDTEGVDINEECNGLTILHRAINNSSTNSSKEVVELLLEKGENVNAVGNHKKTPLHLAAEAGNADIVKLLLPKQLDVNVVDENGLTPLHCAAKSGNERVIKLLLEKGADLNVADDYKRTPLHWAVKNGHAKAVELLLDKSDVNAVDCYKRTPLHWAVKNGHAKVVELLLDKSDVNAVDCYKRTPLHYAVKDGNVGVVDALIKAGAELFLKDKYNCTPKDLVNEWISGAESKEKILRLLEEAEEKQYKKGHREISLPSTQNDSDSGYEELMDSDEEHNEPSFFSKNKWKIRVGVDIALGIGVGSTVALIVCATLCLITSLPVLTILGIAALSWFISGGISFGITYTESKPSTEIEEQNVGKFAAAVPCPG